In one window of Planctomycetaceae bacterium DNA:
- a CDS encoding protein kinase, with protein sequence MTSQNPGDTQVQNEDDHERSRRLSLQGNRPPAEIEGYTVVRRLGTGAYGTVWLAREDRTGRMVAIKYYPHRRGLNWSMLHREVEKLAAVYTSRNIVRLLDVGWTAEPPYFVMEFVENGSLGSYLAAGPLSVDEAVRITREVCSALIDAHGAGVLHCDLKPDNVLLDGQLHARICDFGQARMSHEQSPALGTLYYMAPEQADMQALPDSRWDVYAVGAMMYHMITGQPPFRSDVMQKQLEAAESLSDRLEIYRSAIQTSPVPSLHRSVRGVDSRLADIIDECLAVEPQKRLPNAQAVRDLLDARDRHRSRRPLLLLGVVGPVLLMAAMVPIFVTALENNLAMTEEGLTQRALESDALSARLQAAALEDELLDRLEELELVLADEEVGSALEDVLNRPTDDVIAEMKASHILPLEDRPRWIQLLDMAQQRCTEANTRRNRSPDTSWFLTDRDGIQLWRQKYESTVGECFNWRDYFHGRNEEFDPEQVPQDIQPIQDRHVSLAFRSNATDRYMVALSVPVRDSEGEVIGVFARTAHLGELQARLGQRMQGSDADSVRRIIALADSRDWQLLDHPWLTESLLELPDQTIDEIFHQLRLDTGTIRQIESAMAQHNGQPEDIRLPVYTDPVGRLSGMPAISDPADTSDALPDPQNASGNSVKPAEPWNGTDEYQRPWIAAMSPITNMQSPWMVIVQEERATALQPIDDMARRATRHAWMAVLAALTLMAIIWSVVWRAFNRSHSTVRPVAPPPGLSGP encoded by the coding sequence ATGACTTCGCAGAATCCAGGCGACACTCAGGTTCAGAACGAAGATGATCATGAAAGATCACGTCGGTTGAGCCTACAGGGAAATCGTCCGCCGGCAGAAATTGAGGGTTACACCGTCGTTCGCCGCCTGGGAACGGGAGCCTATGGAACAGTCTGGCTGGCACGGGAAGACCGTACCGGTCGGATGGTCGCCATCAAGTACTATCCCCATCGCCGCGGACTGAACTGGTCGATGCTGCATCGGGAAGTTGAAAAGCTGGCCGCCGTTTATACGTCGCGCAACATTGTGCGTCTTCTGGATGTTGGCTGGACCGCAGAGCCGCCGTACTTTGTCATGGAGTTTGTCGAAAACGGATCGCTGGGGAGCTACCTGGCCGCAGGTCCACTATCCGTGGACGAAGCCGTCCGAATCACAAGAGAAGTGTGCAGCGCGCTGATCGATGCGCATGGCGCGGGCGTTCTGCATTGTGACCTCAAGCCGGATAATGTGCTTCTGGATGGGCAGTTGCATGCCCGAATCTGCGACTTTGGCCAGGCTCGCATGTCGCACGAGCAAAGTCCCGCTCTGGGTACGCTGTATTACATGGCACCAGAGCAGGCCGACATGCAGGCACTGCCCGATTCTCGCTGGGATGTCTATGCGGTTGGTGCGATGATGTACCACATGATTACCGGCCAGCCGCCGTTTCGTTCGGACGTTATGCAGAAACAGCTGGAGGCTGCCGAATCCCTCAGCGATCGTCTGGAAATCTACCGTTCTGCGATTCAGACATCGCCAGTACCATCGTTGCATCGATCCGTTCGGGGAGTCGATTCACGGCTTGCGGACATCATTGATGAGTGTCTGGCTGTCGAACCTCAGAAACGACTTCCGAATGCTCAGGCCGTGCGCGACCTGCTGGATGCCCGCGACCGGCACCGTTCACGACGCCCCCTTCTGCTGCTGGGAGTTGTCGGTCCGGTATTGCTGATGGCCGCCATGGTTCCCATCTTTGTTACGGCACTCGAAAATAATCTGGCCATGACGGAAGAAGGTCTTACACAGCGTGCTTTGGAAAGCGATGCTCTTTCCGCTCGACTTCAGGCCGCTGCACTGGAAGATGAACTGCTGGATCGGCTGGAAGAACTTGAACTTGTGCTGGCAGACGAAGAAGTGGGCAGCGCCCTGGAAGATGTCCTCAACCGGCCAACCGACGACGTGATTGCGGAAATGAAAGCGTCACACATTCTGCCGCTGGAAGACCGACCCCGATGGATTCAGCTGCTGGATATGGCACAACAACGCTGTACAGAAGCGAATACTCGCCGTAACCGAAGCCCGGATACCAGCTGGTTTCTGACAGACCGCGATGGCATTCAGTTGTGGCGACAAAAGTATGAATCCACGGTGGGTGAATGCTTCAACTGGCGCGACTATTTTCATGGACGAAATGAGGAATTTGACCCGGAACAGGTTCCGCAGGACATTCAGCCGATTCAGGATCGCCATGTCAGCCTCGCGTTTCGAAGCAACGCGACAGACCGCTACATGGTGGCGTTAAGCGTCCCGGTTCGCGACAGCGAAGGTGAAGTCATAGGTGTGTTCGCCCGAACCGCGCATCTGGGCGAACTCCAGGCTCGGCTGGGCCAGCGCATGCAGGGATCAGATGCCGACAGCGTCCGAAGAATTATTGCACTGGCAGATTCCCGCGACTGGCAGCTCCTGGACCATCCGTGGCTGACTGAGTCTCTACTGGAACTGCCAGACCAAACCATCGACGAAATCTTCCACCAGCTTCGCCTGGATACCGGTACTATCCGTCAGATTGAATCCGCGATGGCTCAACATAATGGGCAGCCGGAAGATATTCGGTTGCCCGTGTACACCGATCCCGTGGGCCGGTTATCAGGAATGCCAGCGATTTCCGATCCGGCGGATACATCGGATGCGCTGCCCGATCCACAGAATGCATCCGGCAATTCTGTGAAACCAGCGGAGCCATGGAATGGTACTGACGAATATCAACGGCCATGGATTGCGGCCATGTCCCCCATCACCAATATGCAAAGTCCATGGATGGTCATTGTCCAGGAAGAACGTGCCACGGCACTTCAGCCGATTGACGACATGGCGCGGCGAGCTACGCGACACGCCTGGATGGCCGTCCTGGCCGCGCTGACGCTGATGGCAATCATCTGGTCAGTTGTCTGGCGTGCCTTCAATCGAAGTCATTCGACTGTTCGGCCCGTCGCCCCGCCCCCCGGCCTGTCAGGTCCGTGA
- a CDS encoding purine-nucleoside phosphorylase, with protein MQSRTDTDRTASGYHRRDLSTVYLIDESINDLIDRAADLVLSRLSSVPLKQNRTAVILGSGLGHAAKELANRPGTVRMDYGTIPGMPVPGIAGHAGELLVGTHHDSTVFLLKGRVHLYEGHPQSRVTFATRLMHRLNVNKLIITNASGGIRPEFQPGDLMLISGHLEWPSVSLLSRPRPDDRAMISVGVPVSVTHRLRRQVWCADLRAAAASVPCSLHVHQGIYALMHGPCYETPAEVRAARFLGADAVGMSTVPEALVASELGLSVLGISCISNLAAGLGTDKLTHTDVTQTASMIEHDFTDWLWKVIEAISALPDCPSDESIDRQ; from the coding sequence GTGCAGTCTCGCACAGACACAGACCGTACAGCCAGCGGGTACCACCGGAGGGATCTTTCAACCGTGTATTTGATTGATGAGTCTATAAACGATCTGATCGACCGCGCAGCAGATCTTGTGTTGTCCCGTTTGTCGAGCGTCCCCTTAAAGCAAAATCGAACGGCCGTCATTCTGGGTTCGGGACTTGGTCACGCCGCGAAAGAGCTGGCCAATCGTCCCGGCACGGTCAGGATGGATTACGGCACAATTCCGGGGATGCCGGTGCCTGGAATTGCGGGCCATGCAGGCGAACTTCTGGTTGGCACGCACCATGACAGTACCGTCTTTCTGTTGAAAGGTCGGGTCCACTTATACGAAGGTCACCCGCAATCGCGAGTGACCTTTGCAACACGACTGATGCACCGACTGAACGTGAATAAACTGATCATCACAAATGCCTCCGGCGGTATCCGACCCGAGTTTCAGCCGGGAGACCTGATGCTGATCTCCGGTCACCTCGAATGGCCTTCTGTGTCGCTGCTCAGCCGACCCCGCCCCGATGACCGCGCGATGATTTCGGTTGGAGTTCCGGTGTCAGTCACCCATCGGTTGCGACGTCAGGTCTGGTGCGCAGATTTGCGAGCGGCGGCCGCGTCTGTCCCGTGTTCCCTGCACGTGCATCAGGGCATCTACGCACTGATGCACGGCCCCTGCTACGAAACTCCGGCTGAGGTTCGAGCAGCGCGATTTCTCGGTGCCGATGCAGTCGGAATGAGCACCGTGCCGGAAGCCCTGGTGGCATCCGAGCTTGGTCTTTCCGTTCTTGGTATTTCCTGCATTTCAAATCTGGCAGCCGGGCTGGGCACTGACAAGCTGACCCATACAGACGTCACTCAAACGGCCTCCATGATCGAGCACGATTTCACGGACTGGCTCTGGAAAGTCATCGAAGCCATCAGCGCGCTGCCCGACTGTCCGTCTGACGAATCCATCGACCGGCAATAA